Part of the Labilibaculum antarcticum genome, ATCACGAAGTTTTCAGCTTGATATTCCTGGTATAAAGCCTCAAGTAATTCGTACTGAGGAGTCAATCCGCATTTAGATGCTGTATTAACGACCATGACTTTTTTGCCCTTCAAATCAGCAAAATTAAATTCGGAACCATCAATTGAAGTAACGGTAAATTGATGAATGCTTTCTTGGGCATAACTTGCCAGACTGGAAGCCACAATCAAAATTACTATTGTTAATATTCGTTTCATATTTTATGATTTAAGTAACCATTAAACAAATTAGTCGCTTTTTTGTTCGAAAACAACATCGGAATACCAAATACTTACAAGGTTTTTTTTCGGTCTTGTTTTGGGACATAAAAAAAGAGCAACCAGTTAGTTGCTCTTATCTCATTCAATATTTAGTGTTCTTAGAATTTCTCATCGTAATTGGTCCAAATTCCATCGCCAATTTCCCATGCTTTTTCAACCACTTCGTTTCCAAGTTGAATGGTTCTGTTGGTCAGGAATTCCAATCTTTTTTTCTTATTCAAACTCAAGAATTGCTCATCAATCTTAGCTTGTTCTGCAAAATAGCTCTTTTGCAAAGGAATAAACACCTTATCGATGTCTTTTCGCATATCTCCCCATCGTTGAGCCGATAATGTACCTAACCTATTGAAAGCCCACCATGCGGATGTACGGGTATAACCCAATATCCGGGCTTTTACCTTATAGCTTTCAGCCAAATCGGTAGCACCTGCATAAACAGGAATATAAATGGATGTTGCTACATTATCCTGAGCCAACCAAACAATTCCACCAACTTCGTCGGGCAACCAGTCGCGACACTGAATAATTGTTGCATACATGGTGTACCAACGAGCGATTGTTCTTTCTCCCAGCTCATTCCATCCGCCATTTACACCAAACAATTTATTCATATCATAAGGCATAAAAGGATTTGCAAAAGGAGAGATAACTTCATTCCCTTCTTTATCTGCCTGTTTTATATTTTTCACAAAATTATAAGGAGTTCCTTCGTAGTAATCTTTAAAGATCTCCACCAATTTGTCCATTGTTACCTTTTCATCCGGTTTTACCGAAAAAGGATAATCCTTATCGTTGGCATCCAAATGCAAAGAAGGAGCGGCCATAGAAAGTACTCGCCATTCTCTTCTTCTTGAAGCCAGAGACAAACGACTCTCAGGTGCATAAACGTAATTCCAACGGAATGTTTCACCTTCTTTCCACCATCCATTTTCCTTGGCAACATCAAAAATATTAGCCGATGCCATAAAATAATCAGGATTTTTTAAATCGATTTCTTTAATGGTACTGGCGTTCGCATTTACTGAAATGTGATCGTTTGGAACTCTTTGAGCAACCCAAACGGCTCCTATTTTTCCTTTTCCAGGACCAACAACCTCAAAATGCCAAACTTCTTTTTTATCTGCAATGGTAAGACATTCTCCATAATCGCGCCATCCGTACTTTTTTAGCAAATCATCAGCTAAAGTAATTGCTTCGCGAGCCGAAGAACATCTTTCCAGCATTAATTGCTGCAAACGCTGACAGTCGATTAAACATTCGGTTGAGAATAGTTCTTCGTGACCTCCAAAAGTAGATTCGCCAATGGCCAATTGCTTTTCGTTAATACAAGGATAGGCTGTATTTAAAAATTGGTAGGTTTTTTCAGCCTGTTCGATTTCTCCAATTTTTTTGTGCTGATAGGTTGGCATTGCCAGACTATCGTATGCCGATCGTTCAAACAGTTCAAACTTACTTCCTTTCTCGTGTTTCTTTGCAGGAGAAATATCCATCCATGCTCGGGTTCGGTGACTATCATCGGTGTGCGATGTGATAACAGAACCATCGACAGTAGCCATTTTACCCACGGTTATGGTTGTACAACCTTCGGGAACACCGTTTTTCCAATCCGATTTGTCCTGAGCCATGGTTGAAAATGAAATTGACGCCATTAAAATGAACAGGCTCATTCTAAGTTGTTTATTCATAAGTTAGTGTTGTGTTATTTAGCAATTGTGTGTTGTTTGTTTTCCTTTTTTACTTTTTCCCTTTCACAAGAAAAATTCCTGAATCTTCAATGGTAATCAGTTTTTGTTTATACAACAGACCTACAGTTTTTTTGAAGTTCTTTTTACTCATGTTAAGCAAGCTGTAAATATCTTCAGGGGAGCTCTTGTCATTTACTGGTAGAAAACCATCTTCTTTTTTTAATAGTGCAAGAAGTTGTTCTCCTGCCTGAGGAATTTCATTCACATAACCTTGTCTTTGCAGACTAACATCAATTTTTCCATCAGGTCTAATTTTCTTAATATATGCTTTGCGTATATCTCCACTTCGAACGGGTTCAAAAATTTCATTTTGGTACAACATTCCAAGGGAATCGTTGCCAATCAATACCTGATAACCCATGTCATTTCTTCTAGT contains:
- a CDS encoding dipeptidase; the encoded protein is MNKQLRMSLFILMASISFSTMAQDKSDWKNGVPEGCTTITVGKMATVDGSVITSHTDDSHRTRAWMDISPAKKHEKGSKFELFERSAYDSLAMPTYQHKKIGEIEQAEKTYQFLNTAYPCINEKQLAIGESTFGGHEELFSTECLIDCQRLQQLMLERCSSAREAITLADDLLKKYGWRDYGECLTIADKKEVWHFEVVGPGKGKIGAVWVAQRVPNDHISVNANASTIKEIDLKNPDYFMASANIFDVAKENGWWKEGETFRWNYVYAPESRLSLASRRREWRVLSMAAPSLHLDANDKDYPFSVKPDEKVTMDKLVEIFKDYYEGTPYNFVKNIKQADKEGNEVISPFANPFMPYDMNKLFGVNGGWNELGERTIARWYTMYATIIQCRDWLPDEVGGIVWLAQDNVATSIYIPVYAGATDLAESYKVKARILGYTRTSAWWAFNRLGTLSAQRWGDMRKDIDKVFIPLQKSYFAEQAKIDEQFLSLNKKKRLEFLTNRTIQLGNEVVEKAWEIGDGIWTNYDEKF